The sequence below is a genomic window from Actinomycetes bacterium.
TGGCGAAGCTGGGGTGCAGCTTCGTCGTCGTGGGCCACTCGGAGCGGCGGCAGTACCACGCCGATGACGACGCGGTGGTCGGAGCCAAGGTGCGCGCCGCCTTGCGCAACGGCCTGGTGCCCATCGTGTGCGTGGGGGAGGGCCTGGACGTCCGCACGGCGGGGGAGCAGGTTCCGTTCACCCTGGCACAGCTGGACGGTGCCTTCGCCGGCGTGCCCGCCGAGCAGGCCCGGCCCGTGGTCGTGGCCTACGAGCCGGTGTGGGCGATCGGGACCGGTGAGGTGGCCACGCCAGCCGATGCGCAGGAGGTCTGTGCCGCCATCCGCACCCGGCTGGCTGAGCTGTACTCCGGCGATCTGGCCGACGGCGTCCGGGTGCTGTACGGCGGCTCGGTCAAGGCGTCCAACGCGGCGGGGATCATGGCCGAGGACGACGTCGACGGGGCCCTGGTCGGCGGCGCCAGCCTGACTGCCGAGGAGTTCGTGGGGATCTGCCGGTACCGGCTCACGCCGCCTGACCCCGCCACGCAAAGCGCGGGCCACCCCCTGCTCTGATGCGGGCCCGATCGGGCGGAGCATCTACGGTCGTCGCCGGTCGTCACCGTAGGCTCTTTCGCATAACCGTTGGGTCACGATTGCGCTCGGGGGCTCTTTGGTTGGCTGCACCGGCCCACGGTGTCCGTATCGTTTGTTGGCGACATCGGTCGATGTCGGCAATTCCTGCTCTCGTCACAGTGGGCGAGGGCGGTTGGAGGGAGAAGGATGCTCAAACCCCGAAGAGGCTTGGCGGCCGGCGTAACCGGCGTGGCGCTCGCCCTCGTGCTCGCTGCCTGTGGTGGCGGGAGCAGCGGTGGCGGGACTGGCGCGAGCGGCGACAAGACTGCCGTCAAGGGTGGCGTCCTGAACATGCTCGGTGCGGGTGATGTGACCTATCTCGACCCGAACGTGAGCTACTACTCGCTCGACTACATGGCCGAGCGCATGTACACACGCCAGCCCTACACCAACCCCGCCATCGAAGGTCAGTCCACGAAGCCTGTCGCTGACCTGGCCGAGGGCGACCCCGTGGTGACCGACAGCGGCAAGACGGTCACGATCAAGCTGCGTACCGGCGTGCAGTGGAACTCGACCCCGCCGCGCGACGTCGTCGGCGAGGATCTGGTCCGTGGCCTGAAGTACGCCTGCAACCCGGCCCAGCCGTTCGGTGGCCTGCCGGACTTCATCGACCTGTTCGTGGGCTACAAGGCCTTCTGTGACGGCTTCGCGAAGGTCGGCCAGACCGCGGCGGCCATGGCGGCCTACGCGAACAGCCACCAGGTTGAGGGCATCCAGCAGGGTGCTAACGCGCAGGAGGTCGTCTTCAAGCTCACGCATCCAGCGTCGTACCTCAAAGACATGATGACGCTGGTGACGTTCTCACCGCGGCCGAAGGAGTACGACGCGTATGTGCCGGCGAGCCTCGAGCTCTACCAGCACCTGCTGTCGATCGGCCCCTACAAGATCGAGTCCTACGTCCCGACGAAGAGCCTGACGTACGTGCGCAACGACGTTTGGAAGGCTGACACGGACCCGGTTCGCAAGGCCTACGTCGACAAGATCGTGGTGAACCAGACGCTGACGCAGGAGAGCGTGCAGCAGCAGCTGGAGACCGGCACGCCGACGGCCGACACCCAGTGGGACGTCCACACGCCGGCGTCGCAGATCCCGGGCCTGCTGGCCAAGAAAGACCCGAACCTGGTGTTCGGTGAAACGTCGTCGAGCAACCCGTACGTCGTCTTTAACAACGTGTCGCCGAACAACGGCGGCGCGATGCAGAAGGTGGAGTTCCGCAAGGCGCTGATGCAGGCGATCAACCGCGACAACCTGATTCAGGACTTGGGTGGGCCTTCGCTGAACACCGCGCTGACCCAGGTGCTGCCGTCCAACATCGTGGGCGGCGAACAGAAGATCGACCTCTACAAGTACGACCCCGAGGCGGCGAAGAAGGCGATCGCGGGGCTCGGCTTGCAAAACGTCACCTTGAAGTTGCTCTACCGCAACGCTAACGAGGGCTCGCGCAAGGAGTTCGCCACCATGCAGCAGGACCTCGCGAAGGCTGGCATCAATTTGGTCGGGGTCCCGTCACCCAACGCGGACTTCTACTCGAAGTACCTGCAGGTGCCGGACGTCGCCAAGCGCGGCGTGTGGGACCTGTCCACGGCTGGCTGGGGTTCGGACTGGTACGGTAACGCGGCACTCAGCTACATGGGCCCACTGTGGTCCGGCCAGGCCGCGTTCCCCCCGATCGGCTCGAACTTCGGCTTCTACGAGAACCCGAAGACGAACGACCTGATCACGCAGGCGACCCTGGCGCAGAACCTGGATCAGGCCAAGAACCTGTGGCACCAGGCCGACCAGCAGATCATGCAGGACGCGGCATTCTTCCCGATCACCAACCCGAAGGGCACCGTCTACCACGCCACGCAGGTGCACAACTGCTTCTACATGGACGTGTTCCAGATGTGTGACCCGACGAACGTGTGGCTGGACAAGAACACTCAGGGCGGCTGATCCCCAGAGGTTAGCTGACCGATGCCCCGCCGGCATCGTCAACACCACGGTGTTGTCGAAGTCGGCGGGGCATCATCAGCTGTGACCTATGATCGAGCGGACGCGAAGAGCGCAGCGATCCGACACTGATCGACGTTGGAGTCAAGAGTGGCCTTGCTCGAAGTCACGGACCTGCGGGTGTCGTTCAACACGCCCGACGGGGTCGTGCAGGCGGTGCGCGGGCTGTCGTTTGCAGTGGACCACGGGCAGACGCTCGGCATCGTCGGGGAGTCAGGGTCGGGTAAGAGCGTGGCCACTCAGACGATCATGGGTCTGACCGTCGGCGCCGAGATCACCGGCGAGGCGCTCTTCGAGGACCGTGACCTGCTGACCGTTCCGGCCAACGAGATGGGGAACTATCGCGGCGAGAAGATCGGTATGATTTTCCAGGACCCGCTGTCGAGCCTGCACCCCTACTACCGGGTGGGCTGGCAGATCGTCGAGATGATCCGTGCGCACCAGCCGGATACCAGCAAGGCCAAGGCGCGGGCGCGCGCCGTCGAGCTGCTCGACCTCGTCGGGATCCCGCAGGCCAAGAGCCGCGTCGACGACTTCCCGCACCAGTTCTCCGGCGGAATGCGCCAGCGGGTGATGATCGCGATGGCGATGGCACTCAACCCGCAACTGCTCATCGCCGACGAGCCGACGACCGCTCTTGACGTGACCGTGCAGGCGCAGGTGCTGCAGGTGATGAAGCGGCTGCAGGAGGAGTTCGGCACTGCGATCATCATGATCACCCACGACCTGGGCGTGATCGCCGACATGGCCGACGAGGTCGTCGTGATGTATGCCGGCGCGGCCATGGAGAAGGCCGACCGGCGCGAGCTCTTCTACCACCACCATCACCCCTACACCGAGGGGTTGCTGGCCTCGCTGCCGACGCGCGGTGCGAAGAAGGAACGGCTCACCCCGATCAAGGGGCAGCCGCCAAGCCTCATCGACCTGCCGCCAGGGTGCCCATTCAGCACGCGCTGCCCGTACGTTTTCGACAAGTGCTTCGCCGAGCCGCCGCCGTTGCAGCAGGTCTACGACAGCCCGAGACACGTCTCCGCTTGCTGGCTCGCCCTCGACGAGCCTACCCGTCGTGCGCAGCGGACCGAGATCGACAAGGTGAGGGGTTGGGCGTGACAGCGACCCAGAGCGGTGCCGGCCCCGCGGCTGCCACGGGTGACGTGCTGCTGCGGATCGAGCACGTCAAGAAGTACTTCCCGGTGCAGTCGGGCAAGTTGTTCGGTCGAAGCGCCGACGTCGTCCACGCGGTGGATGGCGTCACCCTCGAGGTGCGCCAGGGCGAGACGCTCGGGCTCGTCGGGGAGACCGGCTGTGGGAAGTCCACTCTGGCGCGGTGTATCACGCGGCTGTTCGACGTGACCGAGGGCCGGATCGAGTTCCAGGGCGAGGACATCACTCACCTGAGCCGGCGGGAGATGCGGCCGTACCGTCGAGAGATGCAGATGATCTTCCAGGATCCTTTCGGGTCGCTGAACCCACGCCGCCGGGTGGGGTCGATCATCGGGGACCCGTTCGCAATTCACGGCGTCGCCGACGGCAAGAGCCGAAAGAGCCGAGTCCAGGAGCTGATGGAACTCGTCGGCCTCAACCCCGAGCACTACAACCGGTTCCCCGCCGAGTTCTCCGGCGGTCAACGGCAGCGGATCGGTGTGGCCCGGGCGCTCGCGCTGCACCCGAAGCTGATCGTCTGCGACGAGCCGGTGTCGGCACTCGACGTGTCGGTCCAGGCTCAGGTGATGAACCTGCTCACCGACCTACAGGACGAGTTCAACCTCACCTATATTTTCATCGCGCACGACCTGTCGGTGGTGCAACACGTCAGTGACCGGGTCGCGGTGATGTACCTCGGCAGTGTCGTCGAAATCGCCGACGTCGATAGGCTGTACGGCCACCCGCGACATCCGTACAGCAGCGCGCTGCTCTCGGCGGTGCCGGTGCCGGACCCCGACGTCTCCGACCGGCGCGAGCAGATCATCCTCAGGGGCGACGTCCCGTCCCCCGTCAACCCGCCATCGGGCTGTCGCTTCAATCCCCGCTGCCCGAAGTCCCAGCAGGAGTGTGTCGATAGGGTGCCGCTGCTGGAGCCGCGCCTGGCCGACGGCCCGCTGCACCTGACGGCTTGTCACTTTCCGATGCAAGATGGTGAGAAGCTCAGCTACGTTACGGCCACGATCGCACAGGCACATGACGAGCATTCGGAGACTTCCGGTGACCACGCCTGACACTGCTGACGACGCGACCGCGCCGGAGGAGGAGCCCCTCGGGGTCGCTTCGTCGAGCAACCCGGCGCAGCTCCGAGGCACGACTGTCGAGATTGCGGCAGACGAGCTGCCCGAAGTGGCCAAGAAGATCCAGGGTCGCAGCCCCTGGCAGCTCGCATGGGCGCGGCTCAAGCGTGACCGGGTCGCGATGGTGTCTTTGGTCGTCATCATCGTCATCATCATGGTCGCGCTGGGTGCGCCGCTGATCGCGAAGCTCGTCGGGCACGGTCCCTATGAACAGTACCGCGAGACCGGGTTGACCC
It includes:
- the tpiA gene encoding triose-phosphate isomerase yields the protein MDVRRPLMAGNWKMNLNHLEAIALVQKLAFSLTDKDLAAVEVAVLPPYTDLRSVQTLVDGDRLAIKYGAQDLSEHDAGAYTGEVSGAMLAKLGCSFVVVGHSERRQYHADDDAVVGAKVRAALRNGLVPIVCVGEGLDVRTAGEQVPFTLAQLDGAFAGVPAEQARPVVVAYEPVWAIGTGEVATPADAQEVCAAIRTRLAELYSGDLADGVRVLYGGSVKASNAAGIMAEDDVDGALVGGASLTAEEFVGICRYRLTPPDPATQSAGHPLL
- a CDS encoding oligopeptide/dipeptide ABC transporter ATP-binding protein; amino-acid sequence: MLLRIEHVKKYFPVQSGKLFGRSADVVHAVDGVTLEVRQGETLGLVGETGCGKSTLARCITRLFDVTEGRIEFQGEDITHLSRREMRPYRREMQMIFQDPFGSLNPRRRVGSIIGDPFAIHGVADGKSRKSRVQELMELVGLNPEHYNRFPAEFSGGQRQRIGVARALALHPKLIVCDEPVSALDVSVQAQVMNLLTDLQDEFNLTYIFIAHDLSVVQHVSDRVAVMYLGSVVEIADVDRLYGHPRHPYSSALLSAVPVPDPDVSDRREQIILRGDVPSPVNPPSGCRFNPRCPKSQQECVDRVPLLEPRLADGPLHLTACHFPMQDGEKLSYVTATIAQAHDEHSETSGDHA
- a CDS encoding ABC transporter ATP-binding protein, translated to MALLEVTDLRVSFNTPDGVVQAVRGLSFAVDHGQTLGIVGESGSGKSVATQTIMGLTVGAEITGEALFEDRDLLTVPANEMGNYRGEKIGMIFQDPLSSLHPYYRVGWQIVEMIRAHQPDTSKAKARARAVELLDLVGIPQAKSRVDDFPHQFSGGMRQRVMIAMAMALNPQLLIADEPTTALDVTVQAQVLQVMKRLQEEFGTAIIMITHDLGVIADMADEVVVMYAGAAMEKADRRELFYHHHHPYTEGLLASLPTRGAKKERLTPIKGQPPSLIDLPPGCPFSTRCPYVFDKCFAEPPPLQQVYDSPRHVSACWLALDEPTRRAQRTEIDKVRGWA
- a CDS encoding ABC transporter substrate-binding protein, with product MALALVLAACGGGSSGGGTGASGDKTAVKGGVLNMLGAGDVTYLDPNVSYYSLDYMAERMYTRQPYTNPAIEGQSTKPVADLAEGDPVVTDSGKTVTIKLRTGVQWNSTPPRDVVGEDLVRGLKYACNPAQPFGGLPDFIDLFVGYKAFCDGFAKVGQTAAAMAAYANSHQVEGIQQGANAQEVVFKLTHPASYLKDMMTLVTFSPRPKEYDAYVPASLELYQHLLSIGPYKIESYVPTKSLTYVRNDVWKADTDPVRKAYVDKIVVNQTLTQESVQQQLETGTPTADTQWDVHTPASQIPGLLAKKDPNLVFGETSSSNPYVVFNNVSPNNGGAMQKVEFRKALMQAINRDNLIQDLGGPSLNTALTQVLPSNIVGGEQKIDLYKYDPEAAKKAIAGLGLQNVTLKLLYRNANEGSRKEFATMQQDLAKAGINLVGVPSPNADFYSKYLQVPDVAKRGVWDLSTAGWGSDWYGNAALSYMGPLWSGQAAFPPIGSNFGFYENPKTNDLITQATLAQNLDQAKNLWHQADQQIMQDAAFFPITNPKGTVYHATQVHNCFYMDVFQMCDPTNVWLDKNTQGG